In a genomic window of Mycolicibacter heraklionensis:
- a CDS encoding pullulanase: MDYCLGDGDGAATMWTGPADLDLDGDGLADAIGLDFDGDGLRDDALVDLDGDGVADHLLLDLDDDGIPEASFIDDGSGTWGHGVAAGSADRSGGLRWMGLDGVEHTGGPLVDFDGDGRINDRLLDADGDGRADRVLIGNGAGGYGSAYVDTDGDGRWDIKLTDADGDGAADGATVL, encoded by the coding sequence ATGGACTACTGCCTGGGCGACGGTGACGGCGCGGCGACGATGTGGACCGGCCCTGCCGACTTGGATCTTGACGGGGACGGGTTGGCCGACGCCATCGGCCTCGATTTCGACGGGGACGGACTGCGCGACGACGCGCTGGTGGATCTCGACGGGGACGGGGTGGCCGACCACCTCCTGCTGGACCTCGACGACGACGGCATTCCGGAGGCCTCCTTCATCGACGACGGCTCTGGCACCTGGGGACACGGCGTCGCGGCGGGTTCAGCGGATCGATCGGGCGGGCTGCGCTGGATGGGGCTCGACGGTGTCGAGCACACCGGCGGTCCCCTGGTGGATTTCGACGGCGACGGACGTATCAACGACCGGCTGCTGGACGCCGACGGTGACGGACGGGCCGATCGGGTGCTGATCGGCAATGGTGCGGGCGGCTATGGCTCGGCCTACGTCGACACCGACGGCGATGGGAGGTGGGACATCAAGCTCACCGACGCCGATGGTGACGGTGCCGCCGATGGCGCCACCGTGCTGTGA
- a CDS encoding PE-PPE domain-containing protein: MWVGALLGAPLVAAPTVIGAASGAAVVPDVDHQILEYGLAAEALIMIPAMNQDWLDLSKDLYLVPNGFAPDGTATFLQVPETSDLNTSISGATQILVDAIAQRWSAGEFSSEDPLYIFGYSQADVAAGLAEEQLHQQYPDMPLDALHFVMVGDSAAAGGFLSGFMPTLLQWVPESWHDDVINMVYQFAEMMHIDSVIDLVTPSDLYTTDIYSLSSDGFANWDNGQQMAGMFSDHLAYLGLTPAEIAGATDEVIGNTTYHMIDSANVDMFQALLNSLDMIMGGVLAWF; this comes from the coding sequence ATGTGGGTGGGCGCCCTCCTGGGGGCACCGCTGGTGGCCGCTCCGACGGTGATCGGAGCGGCGAGCGGCGCTGCCGTGGTCCCGGACGTCGATCACCAGATCCTCGAATACGGCTTGGCCGCAGAGGCCCTGATCATGATCCCGGCGATGAACCAGGATTGGCTCGACCTGAGCAAAGACCTGTACCTGGTACCGAACGGCTTCGCCCCCGACGGAACGGCGACGTTCCTTCAGGTGCCGGAGACCTCCGACCTGAACACGAGCATCAGCGGAGCCACCCAGATCCTGGTTGACGCGATCGCGCAGCGGTGGAGCGCCGGCGAGTTCAGCTCCGAAGACCCGCTGTACATCTTCGGGTATTCGCAGGCCGATGTCGCGGCGGGGCTGGCTGAAGAACAACTTCATCAGCAGTATCCCGACATGCCTTTGGACGCACTGCATTTCGTGATGGTGGGCGACAGTGCCGCAGCCGGCGGATTCTTGAGCGGATTCATGCCGACGCTGCTGCAATGGGTGCCAGAGTCGTGGCATGACGATGTGATCAACATGGTCTATCAGTTCGCCGAGATGATGCACATCGACTCGGTCATCGACCTGGTGACCCCGAGTGATCTGTACACGACAGACATCTACTCCCTGTCCAGCGACGGCTTCGCGAACTGGGATAACGGCCAGCAGATGGCCGGCATGTTCAGCGACCACCTCGCGTACCTGGGCCTGACGCCGGCGGAGATCGCCGGTGCGACCGATGAGGTGATCGGAAACACGACCTATCACATGATCGACTCCGCCAACGTGGACATGTTCCAGGCGTTGCTGAATTCGCTCGACATGATCATGGGGGGAGTCCTGGCCTGGTTCTGA
- a CDS encoding MFS transporter translates to MVDNRAPASLWRSARGLPEFRRLLELRAASQFGDGLFQAGLAGALLFNPDRAASPWAIAGAFAVLFLPYSVLGPFAGALLDRWDRRLVLVVANLARLVLVLGIAALLACGAGDLPVLCAALIANGFTRFIASGLSAALPHVVPRDQVVTMNALAIATGAVAAFLGANFMLLPRWLIGADDRGAASIIAAVAVPVAIALVLSLRFGAHVLGPDDTKRAIHGSVLYAVTTGWMHGIRTVRDRPTVAATLSGLAAHRMAFGINTLVVLVLVRHVGEHTVSGLGTTALFVASAGAGSFLATVLTPPAVHRWGQYATTNGALAAAAVIQLAAVGLYLPVLVVCGFLLGVAGQVVKLCADTAMQIDVDDALRGHVFAVQDSLFWVSFIIAVAGAAALIPPDGQAPSLIVAGTLLYLAGLAGHAFIGRRREPVGLK, encoded by the coding sequence GTGGTGGACAACCGCGCACCGGCATCACTGTGGCGGTCGGCGCGTGGCCTGCCGGAGTTCCGCCGTCTGCTGGAACTGCGGGCCGCCAGTCAATTCGGGGACGGGCTGTTCCAAGCCGGATTGGCCGGGGCGTTGCTGTTCAACCCGGACCGGGCCGCCTCCCCGTGGGCGATCGCGGGCGCTTTCGCCGTACTGTTCCTGCCGTATTCGGTGCTGGGGCCGTTCGCCGGCGCGCTGTTGGACCGGTGGGACCGGCGCCTAGTGCTGGTGGTGGCCAACCTCGCCCGGCTGGTGCTGGTGCTCGGGATCGCGGCGCTGCTGGCGTGCGGCGCCGGTGATCTGCCGGTGCTGTGCGCGGCGCTGATCGCCAACGGGTTCACCCGGTTCATCGCCTCCGGGCTGTCGGCGGCGCTGCCGCATGTGGTGCCGCGCGACCAGGTCGTGACGATGAACGCGTTGGCGATCGCGACCGGTGCGGTGGCGGCCTTCTTAGGCGCCAACTTCATGCTGCTGCCGCGTTGGCTGATCGGTGCCGACGACCGCGGTGCGGCATCGATCATCGCGGCGGTGGCCGTTCCGGTCGCGATCGCGCTGGTGCTCTCGCTGCGCTTCGGTGCCCATGTGCTCGGTCCGGACGACACCAAACGTGCGATCCATGGCTCGGTGCTCTATGCCGTGACGACGGGCTGGATGCACGGCATCCGGACGGTGCGCGACCGGCCCACCGTGGCCGCCACCCTGTCCGGACTGGCCGCGCACCGGATGGCCTTCGGCATCAACACCCTGGTGGTGCTGGTGCTGGTCCGGCATGTCGGCGAGCACACGGTGTCCGGCCTGGGAACCACCGCATTGTTCGTCGCCTCGGCGGGCGCCGGGTCATTTCTGGCCACGGTGCTGACCCCGCCGGCGGTGCATCGCTGGGGCCAATACGCCACCACCAACGGTGCCCTGGCCGCGGCCGCGGTCATCCAACTGGCCGCCGTCGGCCTGTACCTGCCGGTGCTGGTGGTGTGCGGCTTCCTGCTTGGAGTGGCCGGGCAGGTGGTCAAGCTGTGTGCCGACACCGCGATGCAGATCGACGTCGACGACGCCCTGCGCGGGCATGTCTTTGCGGTGCAGGATTCGCTGTTCTGGGTGTCGTTCATCATCGCCGTGGCCGGTGCCGCGGCGCTGATTCCTCCTGACGGACAGGCTCCGTCGCTGATCGTGGCCGGCACCCTGCTGTATCTGGCCGGTTTGGCCGGGCACGCGTTCATCGGGCGGCGCCGCGAACCGGTGGGCCTAAAGTAA
- a CDS encoding TIGR03084 family metal-binding protein, which yields MAETEPIVADLSAESDELDALVAPLADSQWGTPTPAAGWSIAHQIGHLLWTDRLSLTAIVDEAGFAAALTDAMKDPAGFVDAGAAELAQLPPAELLADWRSTRAKLHEALLGVADGRKLPWFGPPMSAASMATARLMETWAHGLDVADALGVRRRPTARLRSIAHLGVRTRDFAFSVHNLTPPAEPFHVELHAPEGGVWAWGPVNAEQRVTGTAEDFCFLVTQRRALADLDVTAHGDDAQRWLEIAQAFAGPPGRGR from the coding sequence ATGGCCGAAACTGAACCGATCGTCGCCGATCTGAGTGCCGAAAGCGACGAGCTCGACGCCCTGGTGGCCCCCCTTGCCGACAGCCAGTGGGGTACGCCCACACCGGCGGCCGGCTGGTCGATCGCCCATCAGATCGGCCATCTGTTGTGGACCGACCGGCTCTCGCTGACCGCCATCGTCGACGAGGCGGGTTTCGCTGCCGCACTCACCGACGCGATGAAAGATCCGGCCGGATTCGTCGACGCCGGCGCCGCCGAACTCGCCCAGCTGCCGCCGGCCGAGCTGCTGGCGGACTGGCGGTCGACCCGGGCCAAGTTGCACGAAGCGTTGCTCGGTGTTGCCGACGGGCGCAAGCTGCCGTGGTTCGGCCCGCCGATGAGCGCCGCCTCGATGGCCACCGCCCGGCTGATGGAGACCTGGGCGCACGGTCTGGACGTGGCCGACGCGCTCGGGGTGCGGCGCCGCCCCACGGCGCGGTTGCGGTCGATCGCACATCTGGGGGTGCGGACCCGTGATTTCGCCTTCAGCGTGCACAATCTGACCCCGCCGGCCGAGCCGTTTCACGTGGAACTACACGCTCCCGAGGGCGGGGTATGGGCCTGGGGACCGGTGAATGCCGAGCAACGGGTGACCGGAACCGCCGAGGACTTCTGCTTTTTGGTCACGCAGCGGCGTGCGCTGGCGGACCTGGACGTCACGGCGCACGGCGACGACGCGCAGCGCTGGTTGGAGATCGCCCAAGCCTTCGCGGGGCCTCCCGGCCGGGGGCGCTGA